GCGCATATCCCTGAAGATGGTGGTGGCAGCTGCAGGTATACTTGCTCTTCAGCAGGGACAATCCTGAAGGAAAATCTTTCCACATTGTTTCCACAATCTTTGCACAAGCTCATCTTTTGGAGCTACTTGAAGTTGCAGTGTTGCATATAAATGAGGCTATTATGTGAAATGCAcaaattttctttaatgtttttgcataattttttatttttaggtgtaTGTATTTGGTCTAAACTGCAGTGGCTGCCTTGGGACAGGTGACAGTGTGAGCACTATTGTGCCAAAGAAACTGGACTTCCTGGAGGGAAAGAAGATCGTCAGCCTCAGTTACGGCAGTGGACCTCATGTGCTGTTGGCGTCAGAAGGCAGGTTATTGCACTCATCATTTAGTATGTAAACGGAAGATCTGTGTTTTGCTCCTTCAGTGGTTAAGTGCTAAACTCTCctaatttaagtttaaatctCATGTCATGTGACTTTTAGAATCGGTGTTATTCTGGGGAATAATGTAAACATGTGAAATATCTCAGTTGTTTAGCCATATACAAAACACCTTGAAGATTAATTTtaagttgagattttttttttcttgtcaaaacTAGAAGTTTAGGGCTTTTCCAGTcacatttgcacaattttaGTGACTTGATCACAAGCAAACGGCACTACTTCAGATGCATTTGCATAAATATCCAGTCGTTctagtaacattttaaaataatatattgaaTATCATCAAATGCCaatttcaatcattttcagattatgcaggcttatttattttgggtttAAGCAAATGAAGCTCATTTCAGTTtctagaaaaatttaaatattttctaggaCTAAGAATTTTAGATCCAGAGCAGTTGGCAGATGACATCTTCTCCTTAGCCTAGGATGAATGCTtttggtgtttctgttttggcGTTGACCTCATATAAGGAATGAGAGTTCAGAAGTCTCCCTCAAATTATCCTTTACTGTTCTGTAAATACTGCAGTTATCTCTGTTGCTTGTGTAAAATTCTTAACtactcccccccacccccctaaCTTTTCATTAATGTGCACAGATACTACACTCCCTCACAGCCTCACCACATCAAGCAGAAGGGCGTTAGCTTCAATATAAGATTGTGAAGAGTTGGGTTAGTTGCGACTTGAAGGCAAACATTCTTGGGATTTGATCACTCAGGAAGCTTTCAGAGCCCAAAGCTCCATACTGCAGCTGAACAAACAGTTGTAACACTCGTAAACTAGCTTGCAGCTAATTAAACTCACTTTGGTTTtcatgctgtttttgtttgtaacttCTAACAAGACAAGTAAAGGATGTATATCTGTTGCTATCTCTCAGATGGTCAGCTGTTTGCCTGGGGTCATAATGGTTACAGTCAGCTAGGGACCGGCACAACCAACCCGGGATTTTCAGCCGTGGCGATCACGACGAACCTACAGAACAAGAAAGTGATGGAGGTGGCATGCGGCTCGCATCATTCTCTGGCTCTCACTCACGACGGAGAGGTAAGCGTTCTTTTTATTATCGCCTTGCCTGTTATTGGTAATGTataacatgtattttatttgtcttcttGCATATAGCAACATGGTTAACAAAGTGCATAAATACCAGACTACTACTTGATTAATTCAATCAGTTCATTGAATAATGAGGTAAATGTAAGCAATCATGACTGCAAAGGAATCTAAAATAACTTATACAAATtattaaatgaatgattttaaatgaatgttaaaaaatgtacataaatgtACACACAAATCTTCcatattctgtttaaatttaaacattaccATCCTCCCCGCAGGTGTTTGCATGGGGTTATAACAACTGTGGCCAGGTGGGTTCAGGCTCTACAGCCAACCAGCCGTACCCAAGGAAAGTCTGCAGCAGCCTGCAGGGCAAGACTGCAGTGAGCATCACATGTGGACAAGCATCCTCCATGGCTCTGGTTGACAACGGCGAGGTGATGAtgctgtgtttatgttttctaatTCTTCTAAGAGCCTGAACTTGATGCagtgtttttgtacttttagatTTACGGTTGGGGCTACAATGGAAACGGGCAGCTAGGAACTGGGAACAATGGCAATCAGCTTTCTCCTTGTCGCCTTACTACGCTTCAAGGGTTGTGCATTCAACAAGTAAGAACTTTCTAACTTGCTGTATAGTTTTGAAGTAATCATGGTTTACAATTAAACTGCGTTGGTTGAATGTCAAATTCAACTCCAACAGCTCTTTTCCTACTGTCCAGATTGTTTCAGGATACGGACACTGCTTGGCCCTAACAGATGAAGGACTACTGTATGCCTGGGGAGCAAATACTTATGGTCAACTAGGAACTGGCAATAAGAACAACC
The genomic region above belongs to Xiphophorus maculatus strain JP 163 A chromosome 24, X_maculatus-5.0-male, whole genome shotgun sequence and contains:
- the LOC102230076 gene encoding RCC1 and BTB domain-containing protein 1-like isoform X2, whose product is MVDVSKWPLFSLLSSEVRATVRQACVFGTSANEAIYVTQENDVYVFGLNCSGCLGTGDSVSTIVPKKLDFLEGKKIVSLSYGSGPHVLLASEDGQLFAWGHNGYSQLGTGTTNPGFSAVAITTNLQNKKVMEVACGSHHSLALTHDGEVFAWGYNNCGQVGSGSTANQPYPRKVCSSLQGKTAVSITCGQASSMALVDNGEIYGWGYNGNGQLGTGNNGNQLSPCRLTTLQGLCIQQIVSGYGHCLALTDEGLLYAWGANTYGQLGTGNKNNHLSPVQIMADKERVVEIAACHSTHTSAAKTSSGKVYMWGQCRGQLISRPRLTHLSSMDDVFACFATPPVTWRLVSMGEKKKTMWTTHSQRPPQLLPPLSTMTS